The genomic DNA GCCAGCAGATTGCTGAACAAATCGCCTTAGCCTTGCGTGATGAGGTGAATGACTTGCAGCAGGCAGGCATTCAAATTATTCAAATCGACGAACCGGCGATTCGAGAAGGTATGCCCTTAAAACGTAGTCAGTGGCAGGCCTATTTAGACTGGGCGGTGGCTGCATTTAAGTTGGCGGCCTCCAGTGCCGAACCCTCGACCCAGATCCACACTCATATGTGTTATAGCGAGTTTAATGAGATTTTACCGGCGGTGGCGGCTTTGGATGCCGACGTGCTCACCATAGAAACCTCACGCTCGGCAATGAGCTTATTACAAGCCTTTGAAGAGTTTGAATACCCGAATCAAATTGGCCCTGGTGTGTATGATATTCACTCACCCAATATTCCGAGTGTGGATGAGATCAAAGCCTTGATCACCAAGGCTGCGCAGCTGATTCCCTTAGCGCGGTTGTGGGTGAACCCCGATTGCGGTTTAAAAACCCGTGACTGGCAACAAACCGAAGCTGCATTAACTAACATGGTACTTGCGAGTCAGCAATTGCGGACGAGTTTGGCTTAAGCGGTTTAAAGCCGCTGGTCTATACGGGTCAGCGGCTTCATGACTTTGCTGGTAAATACACTTACACTAAGGCTAAGTTCCGGTTTGGTTAGCCCTTATGCCTAAGGCCAAGTTTGTTAGTGGCAATATCTTTCGCCACATCATTTTGATGTCATCGACCAATGCAATTGGTCTCACCGCCTTGTTTCTGGTGGATTTAGCCGACCTATTTTTCATCAGTTTATTAGGCGAAGCAGAGTTGGCCGCAGCGGTCGGCTATGCTGGTACTATCGCTTTTTTCACTACTTCTATTTCCATCGGCTTAGCCATAGCGATGACTGCTTTAGTCTCTAAAGCGATAGGTCAACGAGACATCGCTCGGGCACGTCGTTTAGTTACCCATGTACTGGCCACTGGCTTATTGATTAGCGCTAGCATTGCCGCTTTGGCTTGGTGGTTTGCCCCCGAATTGTTGTCTTTGATTGGTGCCAAGGGCACCACCCATGATTTGGCGGTCAATTATTTACGCATATTACTGCCGTCGTTACCTGTGCTCGGTTTGGCAATGAGCGCTGGGGCTGCGCTGCGCTCGGTGGGTGATGCTAAGCGCGCCATGTGGTCGACTTTAGCTGGTGGCGGGGTAAATGCATTGTTAGACCCGCTGTTTATTTTTGCTTTTGGTCTTGGCCTGCCTGGGGCGGCGATTGCCTCGGTGCTGGCGCGTTTTGTCGTGGCGGGTGTCGCTTTATACGGAGTATCGTCGAAACACCATTTGCTAACGGCCTTTGACTGGCGTTTATGGTTGGCTGACAACCGAGTGATATTAAAGGTAGCGGGGCCCGCGATGATGACCAATGTGGCCACGCCGATAGGCAACGCCTATGTGACCGCGGCCATTGCCGTATTTGGCGATGCCTATGTGGCGGGGTGGGCTGTAGTTGGTCGTATGATGCCAGTAGCCTTTGCTATGATTTTCTCTCTCTCTGGTGCCATAGGCCCGATCATCGGGCAAAACTTTGGTGCCCACGATTACCCCAGAGTACGCGATGCTTTAATTAAAGCACTGTATTTTAATACTGGCTTTGTGCTGCTGGTGAGCCTGCTGCTGTACTGGGCGCAAGGGCTAGTGATTTTGGGCTTTGGCGTGGCCGGAGAAGCTGCCAGCCTGATTAGCTTTTTCTGCACATGGATTAGTTTCAGCTTTATTTTTAATGGTGCGATGTTTGTGGGTAATGCAGCTTTCAATAATTTGGGCTATCCCAGTACCTCCACCTTGATTAATTTTGGTAAGGCGACCTTGGGCACTATTCCTTTTGTTTATTTGGGTGGTCAATGGTTTGGCCCCTTAGGGGTGGTGGCCGGACAAGCGGTGGGCACGGTGCTGTTTGGGCTATTAGCTTTAAGATTGGCCTTTTATACGGTGAATAGGGTGACCGAGAAACATCAACGCAGTTTGGAGGAGCAAGTGGCTTTATCACCAGACATGCCACTCACGCCTTTTTGTTCGAGTCGGGCTTATATGTGCGCCGAAGCTGAAATAGATGAAAGCACCAATGGAGATAGCATCAAACTGTAATTTAGGCAGCAGAAAGCGGCGTGAGTTGGCAGCGTTCGCCTAGTAAATTAAGCAGTTTTGCTTCGCCATCAATCAAGGCCACGATAATTTTGTCGTGCTTTAGTTGCGGGCTTAATACCACTCGTCCATGTTGGTTTCTGAATTGTTTTTTTACCAGCATCGAGCGCAGCTGCAAGGGATTATCCAGCGAATAATAGAGCACTGTCACATCATCAGCGGCTTGGGATTTGGCCTTCATAACGGTCTCTTTAGTTAGTCATACCCTTAGTAAACGCTAGCACGACTTATAGCGATCACCGCATTTTTCACTGAACTACCAAAGGCTTTCTGTAAACAAGCGTTGACTTCTCTAAGTGGCTCGCTAATCTGGCAAAAAAATAGCAGGAATTAGCATGACTGAAGTTTGTAGTGCACGTGTCTTAATGTTTGATCTTGATGATACTTTGGTTGACGACGGCCAAGCCACGGCGAGTGCTGCCAAGGCCTTATTTCAACACTACCAACCGCAACAGGAAGCCGCCGCTTTAACCCATTGGCAAAGAGCCTTGAAAAAGTATTACCCAGACTTTTTACAAGCAAAAATCAGCGCTTCTGAGATGCGTCAAGCCAGAGCCAGAGAAGCTTTGCAAATGCCGCAGCTGAGTGATGCAGAGGCCGAGCAAGCTTTTGAATACTTCATGCAACAATATATTGCAGCCACTCAGCTCTACGCCGAAAGCCTGGCTTGCTTAGCGCAATTGCGCCAACAGGGCTGGCGCTTAGCCTTGGTGTCGAATGGCCCAGAAGATATGCAACAACGCAAGGTGACCGCGGCAGGGCTAAATCCCTATTTTGAATTTGTTTTAACTGCCGAAGCTGCCGGCGCGGCTAAACCCAAGGCGGCCATCTTTCAGCAGGCAGCGCAACGGGCGCAGGTGTCGCTCAGTCAATGCTGTTATATTGGTGACAATTTAGCTAACGATGCGCAAGGCGCTGCTGCTGCCGGTATGCAAAGTATTTGGCTGAAGCGTGATGGTTTAGCTGCTCAGGTTCAGCCTTATCAGGGCGTGGCTTGGCAAATTTCTTCGTTAACGCAATTAATCCATTGTATCGAACTGGATAAGGGGTAAGTTCTGGTGAACATAGATAGAGCACAAGAGGGCCGTCATGGATTTTAGTCGCCTGTGGGATTGGTTGGCCGACAGTTGGCATTTTTATCGCCGGCATTTTTTTAGCTTAGCGGCGATGGTGGTGCCTTTTGCCATTCCCTTTGCTTTAGTTCAGAGCAGTTATTTCCAGCAGCCTGAACAATCGTCCCCCTATAGTTATTGGTTATATGTGGGCTTGGGCTTGCTGATGCAGCCGATTTATCAAGGAGCGATTATTCTCTATATGCGAGCGGTGTTTATGCAGCAACGCTGGTCTATTGCTCAATGTTTTCAGGCTTCTTTAAGCATTTGGCCCAATTTATTTTTGTTAATTGCCATGAGTTTTTGCTTAGTGATGCTGGGCTTAAGCTTTTTCATTTTCCCCGGTCTGGTGATTGCCAGCCGCTTGCTGGTAGCAGACATTGATTGTGTAATGAATAAAACACCGCCGATTCAGGCCATTAGTAATAGTTGGCGACAAACCGAGCCTTTAAAATGGCAGCTTTTGGCGGGGGTGATTGTGGTGGCGGGGCTAACCATGGTGCCAGTATGGGGCATTCATCGTTTTCTCTTAGCTCATCAGGCGGCAGAGTTTTGGCTATTTATTAATCGGGTAGCGGGGCAATTGCTAGAGGTTTATTTTTTGGTATTTGCTTATCGCGTATATAGCGTCATTCACTCTGATAAGCAAAGCGTTTAAAGCTTAACTAACAAGTCTTTGGCCGTGGCTTAGCGGCTGTTTAAGCACTTAAGCTGCGGTAAATTGTTGTTGGTCTTGTAGTTGGTAACCCGCTGCGGCCATGCGTTGTAGCAGCTGTTGTTGGTCTAACTCGTAAAACTGGCAAAGCTCTGTTAGCGTGGAAAAATCATTACGGATCTGCATGTTAACAATGCTTACCAGCATATGAATGTCCATGGTATTAACGCGTTGTTGGTCTAGCATTTCCCCTCTCCTTAAATTAATGAGTAGCGTGCAAACCCCACTTCAACCAGGCTTTTTCGTGGAAGAAGTAGGCAATGCTGTTTATTGTGGGTTCAACAATGGCGACTAAGCCACCAATCATAATGTCGCCAGTTAATATCCAAGTCACCAAAAAGGCAATGCTAAAATGCATACTGGCAAATGTGATGGTTTTAATCATGAGTTTTCCTCTGGTTAAACTCTACATGCAAATGATAATTGTTATCATTTGAGTGTCAAGTTGTTTGTGGTTTTTTAGCGTTTATTTTTGGTTTAACGGTGATTGGCTGGTGAGTGTTCGGTTATACTTGCGCAGAAATAGGCCGGCCTAGCCTGTGCTGTAAATATTCAAGGAAGAGATATGTTTAGACGCTTTGCTGTATTTTGGGTTTTACTGTTTGTGGCTGGCTGTTCCACCATTTTACTCAATCAATTTGACCAGCGTTTTGGTGAAGCCAGTGTGCAAACCCGTATCTATTCTGAAGACTATCCTCCCGCTGCCGAATTTATCGATGAAGTAAAACCGATCCTCGATCAACGTTGTGTGATGTGTCATGCCTGTTATGACGCGCCTTGCCAACTGAAGTTAACTTCGGCTGCGGGGATTGATCGAGGCGTCACCACCGCGCGGGTCTATAATGCTACTCGTTTGACCGCCGACCCCACCACCCGTTTATATGCTGATGCAAAATCGACCCAGATGTGGCGGCAGAAGGGCTTTGAGCCGGTGTTGAATGAGCGTATCCAAACCGAACAGGCCAACCAAGAAGCCGGCCTAATGTACCAAGCCCTGCAACAAAAACGCACTCATGGTGAAACCGGTGAAGCGATTCTTGACCCGAATGCTTACGACTTTTCTTTAGATCGAGCCCAGCAATGTGTGGGCATAGAAGGGTATGCCAAAGTACAGGCTTCGCATCCAGAATGGGGCATGCCCTATGGTTTGCCTCCCTTAAGTGATGAAGAGTTTGATACGCTCACCGCTTGGCTGGCCAAAGGTGCGCCGATGGCTGATAGCTTGAAATTACACCAACAAATGCAAGCTCAGGTGGAGCAATGGGAAGCCTTCCTAAATGGTGATAGCTTGAAGCAGCAATTGATGGCGCGTTATATCTATGAGCATTTGTATATTACTCACTTGTACTTTGCCGAAGACAGCCACACTCGACCTGCTTTTTTCAAGTTGGTTCGCTCGCGTACCCCTCCAGGAGAGCCAATTGATGAAATTGCCACGCGTAGGCCTTACGACGATCCAGGCGTCGCGCGGGTGTATTACCGTTTAGCGCCAGAGCGCGAGAGTGTGGTGGTTAAAACCCATATTCCTTACCTCTTAGACGAAGCACGAGCAGAGCGTTGGACTCGCTGGTTCTTAGCCGATGACATTCAGGTCGACAGTCTGCCTAGCTATGAGCCTAAGGTGGCGGGTAACCCTTTTGTTGCCTACCAAGAGCTACCTTTAAACGGGCGTTACCGTTTTTTATTGGATGATGCCGAAACCTTTATTATGGGCTTTATGAAAGGCCCGGTATGTAGAGGGCAGGTTGCGCTGAATGTGATTCAAGATCATTTCTGGGTATTTTTCACCAACCCCGACAATGGCTATGATGAAATACAAGCTCAGTTTTTAGCCGAACAAAGCGAACACATGAGAATGCCCTCGGTTGAAGCAAGCAATGTATTGCCCATCAGTACTTGGTTAGATTACTCGAAACGTTATCATAAATACCTTTACTCGAGGATTGATCTGGTTAGAAACTGGATAGATAAGGATGATGGCAAGCTTAATTTAGATTTGCTGTGGGACGGTGATGGGGAAAATAATAACGCTGCCTTAACTATTTTCCGTCACTTTGACAGTGCCAGCGTGGTTAAAGGCTTGGTGGGACGCCAACCTAAAACCGCTTGGATTATTGATTACCCCTTGTTTGAGCGGATCCATTATTTGTTGGTGGCAGGTTTTGACCCCTACGGTAACTTAGGTCATCAACTAGTGACCCGCATGTATATGGACTTTCTGCGTATGGAGGGTGAGTTTAGTTTTGCCGCCTTCTTACCAGCAAAAGAACGCTACGATGAATTACGTAGTTGGTACGTGGGCGCAGACAAAAACATTGTGGAATATGTTGAGTCACAACCGCAAGAAGCCTTCTTTAAAAGCGCGGTTAAGTTTGACTCGGGTCGTCCAGCCAAAGCGCAGTTTTATACGATGCTGCATGACAAAGTGGCACCGGTACTGAGTCACAAATACGAATTAGATGCTCTGCAAGATCCCGCTGAAGTAATGAGTTTTGCTCAACATATTGAGGCCTGGCAAGGTGGGGCGGTGAAATTATTACCTCAGGTGACCTTCATACAAGTAGACCAGCCAGAGACGGCTACATCGCGCTATTACACTTTGCTTCGACACAATGCTCACAGCAATATATCGAGCTTGTTTTTAGAGAAAAATAACCGTTTACCGGATCAAGACTATGTATCGCTACTGCCCGGTTTAGTGGGGGCTTACCCCGGCGCATTCTGGCAAGTCAAACAAGCCGATTTGCCTCAGTTGGAGCAACAGTTGCTACACGCGAAGAATGAAGGTGACTACCGAGACTTTATGCAAAACTATGGGGTTAGACGCACCAATGCGGCTTTCTGGCCGTATAGTGACCGCTTACATCAGCGCTATTTACAAGCCGAGCCAATTAGTTCAGGGATCCTTGACTATAGCCGTTTTGAAAACCGCTAGGCTAAGCTTAATCAATATAATATGGCGCCCTTGAGCGCCTAGGGTGGACATGAGCAAAGTGATCCTAAAGGGATTTATCCTAGTGCCTGAAGAGGACTTGCCAAGGGTGAAAGCAGCTTTGCCAAGTCATGCTCAGTTAACTCGCGCCGAGCCCGGTTGTTTGTGTTTTTTGGTTACGCCAAATCCTAGTAATCCGCTGCGCTTCGATGTGTATGAAGAGTTTGTGGATAAGGCGGCTTTTGAGCAACATCAGCAGCGAGTGCAGGCTTCACCTTGGGGGCAATTAGCCAAAATGTCACTCGCCATTATCAAATTGTTGAATAGGCGCTTAAGCCTTTGGCCTTAGCGACTTTTGCGAAATAAGGAACATACTTGAATAAGCCACTCACCATTAGCTTGGCTCAGCTCCCTGTTGTGAAAGGCGATCTGAGCGCAAACTTAGCCATTCACCTTAATGCCATTGCTCAAGCTGCATCACAGGGTGCCGATCTGGTGGTTTTTCCAGAGCTTTCTTTGAGCGGTTATGAGCTGGAAATGGCAGAACAATTGGCAGTGGCTGCGCAGGCCGATAATTTTGCGGCGCTATCCGCCGCCGCGGTACAGCATAAGATCATGCTGATAGTAGGTTGTCCGCTGCGTAGCAAAGCTGGGGCTAAACCGATGATTGGTGCGGTGATTTGTTTTGCCGATGGCAGGGTCGAGTTCTATGCCAAACAATATCTGCATCCGGGTGAGCAACAGTATTGTTCGCCGGGCCATCAAGATTACTTGTTTAGCTTAAAAGGACGGCGCATTGCGCTGGCTATTTGCGCCGACTTTGCCGCTTCTGAACACTCACTTAGGGCTCGTCAAAAGGGGGCCGATATCTACTTAGTGAGTGCCTTAATATCTAAGGCTGGATTTGCCGATGATGCTAAGATATTGGCCGAAATAGCAGCCAAACAGCAGTTTTCCGTACTGCTAAGTAACCACATTTCAACGACTGGTGGTTGGGCAACCTGCGGCAATAACAGTATTTGGAACCATGCTGGAGAGTTAATCGGATGCTCTGAGTCAAGCCGCCCTTGCCTACTATTTGTCACCTTTACTGGCGAGCAGCCTGAGAATCGAGTGGAAGCCTTGCTTGGGATCAACCAAGACATTGTGGCATAAAGCACCAGCTTGCAAAATAAGCCTATGTTAATGGAGAACTCAATGGAAATTAAACCATGTCAGTCCATTGCGAGCATGACCCAGCAACTAGATGCGCTGTTGGCCGATGCCATTGACAGCGGCGCTTCCTTAGGTTTTTTAAGCCCAGCCAATCTGCAAGAGGTGGCAGCTTATTGGCAAAGTGTCGAAGCCGAGCTTCAGGCCGGAACCCGAAAGTTGTTTATTGCTCTTGAGCAAGACCAAGTGGTGGGTTGCGTGCAGTTGTCTTTATCGACCAAAGCCAATGCCAGCCACCGCGGCGAAGTAGAAAAGCTGATGGTAAACACTCGCCAGCGTGGCAAGGGCTTGAGTAAACTACTTATGGCGAGTATGGAGCGCTGCGCCGCCGAGATGGGTTTGTCCCTATTAGTACTAGATACACGTGTTGGAGATGTTGCTTCATTCTTATATCAGGCTATTGGCTATCAACAAGCGGGGCAAATTCCGCAGTTTGCCCGTAGCTCAAATGGCCAGCTAGACGCCACGGCTTACTTTTATAAATTGCTGTAGATGAAGGCTTAGCCGCCGAAGCTGAGTCAAAAATCTACGGTTAATTAATGCCGAGCGTCACGATAATCTGGGTGTATCTATCGTTAAAATTAAGAGTATTTAATGGAAAAAATATCTGGTGTAGTCAGTCACTTGCAAGCGATCTCTCGAACCGAAGTGACTATTGAACTAAACAGCGAGAAGCAAAATAAAGTAGTTCGTTTAGTCGTGGGGGAGCCGTGGGTAATTAGCCAAGGTGACTCTCTAGAGCTAAGTGGTGAGGCCGATCTTAAAAGCGGCGTTTTTGTTGCTTATGCTTACACTAACCAAACCAAGGGCGTGCGCTATTACCCTGAATACACTATAGGCATGCGGGCCGTGGCGGCATTTTGGTATTTGCTTAGCGGCTTTTTTGTGGTGGCTACAGCCAGCTTGCTGTACATAAATTTATTAGATTCTCGTCCTCGTTATTTGACTGCCGCCATCGTTTTCCTTCCCTTCTTATTCAGCTGTTCTTGTTTGCTGTTGGGTTATAAAAGGTTTGCTAAATTGAAGCGAATTACTCGCTCTGTGGCAGCGTCTGAATAGTCCTTAGTGGATGCGGAAGCGTCACTATTGAGCAAGTAATCCAGTCCGCTTGACTGACTGGACTACTTGCTTACTGTGACTTAGTTAGTTTTGAAACGAGAAACCATCGCTTGTAACCCAGAGGCTAAGTCATTTAATTGGCTGGCGCTGAGTTCTAATTGTTGTGATACCTCATTAGCTTGGCTAGAGCCATCGTGTATATCGGTAATATTGCGGTTAATCTCCTCAGCCACTAGATGCTGCTCTTCGGCCGAAGCGGCAATTTGGGTGGTCATATCACGAATGGTTAATACCGATTGCAAGATAGCTTGAAACACCGTGCTGGTTTGCTGGGTTGCGTTAACCGTAGTGCTTGAATGCTCGATGCTGCTAGAGAGTTTTTGTGCCACATTGCCAGTTTGTTGGCGTAGGTTAGTCAGTAACTTGTCGATTTCTTCGGTGGATTCAGCGGTGCGCCCCGCTAGAGTTCTCACTTCATCAGCCACTACTGCAAAGCCACGGCCCTGTTCACCCGCGCGAGCCGCTTCTATCGCCGCATTTAAGGCAAGTAGATTGGTTTGTTCGGCGATGCCACGAATGGTATCGAGAATCACCGTAATATTGGCCGACTGTTGCGACAACGCGTCCATGGCTTGATTCGAGTCATTCAAAGTGGCTTCTAGTTGGCTAACCGCCTGTACGGTATCTTGAATTAACTGGTGGCCTTCTTCTACTTGGTGTTGGCTGTCATCGGCACTGGAAGCCGCCTGACTACAGTTAGACGCCACTTCGTTAGAGGTGGCCACCATTTCGTGGAAGGCTGTTGAGACTTGTTCAACCGCTGCCAGTTGACTCTCGGCAATTTGCTTCATTTTGCTAGATAAGTCATTGGCGTGTATCGAGGACTTGTCTACTTGCTGGCTATTGTCTTTGATGCGCCCCACTAACACATTGATGGACTCAACAAAACGGTTAAAGGCGCTGGCCATTTGCCCCGATTCGTCTTTAGCTTGAATATTGAGCCGCTGGGTGAGGTCGCCCTCTCCAGAGGCGATACTCTCTAAACCTTCGGTGATGGTAAGCATCGGTTTGGTAATCACATTCATTAAGGTGTAGCCGATGGCCAAGAATAGCAAGACCATTACTACAGCAACACCCAAGATCAATGTTATTAAAGAGTTGGCCTCTTGATACACTTCGCCG from Agarivorans gilvus includes the following:
- a CDS encoding MATE family efflux transporter; the protein is MPKAKFVSGNIFRHIILMSSTNAIGLTALFLVDLADLFFISLLGEAELAAAVGYAGTIAFFTTSISIGLAIAMTALVSKAIGQRDIARARRLVTHVLATGLLISASIAALAWWFAPELLSLIGAKGTTHDLAVNYLRILLPSLPVLGLAMSAGAALRSVGDAKRAMWSTLAGGGVNALLDPLFIFAFGLGLPGAAIASVLARFVVAGVALYGVSSKHHLLTAFDWRLWLADNRVILKVAGPAMMTNVATPIGNAYVTAAIAVFGDAYVAGWAVVGRMMPVAFAMIFSLSGAIGPIIGQNFGAHDYPRVRDALIKALYFNTGFVLLVSLLLYWAQGLVILGFGVAGEAASLISFFCTWISFSFIFNGAMFVGNAAFNNLGYPSTSTLINFGKATLGTIPFVYLGGQWFGPLGVVAGQAVGTVLFGLLALRLAFYTVNRVTEKHQRSLEEQVALSPDMPLTPFCSSRAYMCAEAEIDESTNGDSIKL
- a CDS encoding DUF2375 family protein; the encoded protein is MKAKSQAADDVTVLYYSLDNPLQLRSMLVKKQFRNQHGRVVLSPQLKHDKIIVALIDGEAKLLNLLGERCQLTPLSAA
- a CDS encoding HAD family hydrolase, whose product is MTEVCSARVLMFDLDDTLVDDGQATASAAKALFQHYQPQQEAAALTHWQRALKKYYPDFLQAKISASEMRQARAREALQMPQLSDAEAEQAFEYFMQQYIAATQLYAESLACLAQLRQQGWRLALVSNGPEDMQQRKVTAAGLNPYFEFVLTAEAAGAAKPKAAIFQQAAQRAQVSLSQCCYIGDNLANDAQGAAAAGMQSIWLKRDGLAAQVQPYQGVAWQISSLTQLIHCIELDKG
- a CDS encoding YciC family protein yields the protein MDFSRLWDWLADSWHFYRRHFFSLAAMVVPFAIPFALVQSSYFQQPEQSSPYSYWLYVGLGLLMQPIYQGAIILYMRAVFMQQRWSIAQCFQASLSIWPNLFLLIAMSFCLVMLGLSFFIFPGLVIASRLLVADIDCVMNKTPPIQAISNSWRQTEPLKWQLLAGVIVVAGLTMVPVWGIHRFLLAHQAAEFWLFINRVAGQLLEVYFLVFAYRVYSVIHSDKQSV
- a CDS encoding DUF4250 domain-containing protein is translated as MLDQQRVNTMDIHMLVSIVNMQIRNDFSTLTELCQFYELDQQQLLQRMAAAGYQLQDQQQFTAA
- a CDS encoding DUF2061 domain-containing protein — its product is MIKTITFASMHFSIAFLVTWILTGDIMIGGLVAIVEPTINSIAYFFHEKAWLKWGLHATH
- a CDS encoding fatty acid cis/trans isomerase, which encodes MFRRFAVFWVLLFVAGCSTILLNQFDQRFGEASVQTRIYSEDYPPAAEFIDEVKPILDQRCVMCHACYDAPCQLKLTSAAGIDRGVTTARVYNATRLTADPTTRLYADAKSTQMWRQKGFEPVLNERIQTEQANQEAGLMYQALQQKRTHGETGEAILDPNAYDFSLDRAQQCVGIEGYAKVQASHPEWGMPYGLPPLSDEEFDTLTAWLAKGAPMADSLKLHQQMQAQVEQWEAFLNGDSLKQQLMARYIYEHLYITHLYFAEDSHTRPAFFKLVRSRTPPGEPIDEIATRRPYDDPGVARVYYRLAPERESVVVKTHIPYLLDEARAERWTRWFLADDIQVDSLPSYEPKVAGNPFVAYQELPLNGRYRFLLDDAETFIMGFMKGPVCRGQVALNVIQDHFWVFFTNPDNGYDEIQAQFLAEQSEHMRMPSVEASNVLPISTWLDYSKRYHKYLYSRIDLVRNWIDKDDGKLNLDLLWDGDGENNNAALTIFRHFDSASVVKGLVGRQPKTAWIIDYPLFERIHYLLVAGFDPYGNLGHQLVTRMYMDFLRMEGEFSFAAFLPAKERYDELRSWYVGADKNIVEYVESQPQEAFFKSAVKFDSGRPAKAQFYTMLHDKVAPVLSHKYELDALQDPAEVMSFAQHIEAWQGGAVKLLPQVTFIQVDQPETATSRYYTLLRHNAHSNISSLFLEKNNRLPDQDYVSLLPGLVGAYPGAFWQVKQADLPQLEQQLLHAKNEGDYRDFMQNYGVRRTNAAFWPYSDRLHQRYLQAEPISSGILDYSRFENR
- a CDS encoding putative quinol monooxygenase — its product is MSKVILKGFILVPEEDLPRVKAALPSHAQLTRAEPGCLCFLVTPNPSNPLRFDVYEEFVDKAAFEQHQQRVQASPWGQLAKMSLAIIKLLNRRLSLWP
- a CDS encoding carbon-nitrogen hydrolase family protein, producing the protein MNKPLTISLAQLPVVKGDLSANLAIHLNAIAQAASQGADLVVFPELSLSGYELEMAEQLAVAAQADNFAALSAAAVQHKIMLIVGCPLRSKAGAKPMIGAVICFADGRVEFYAKQYLHPGEQQYCSPGHQDYLFSLKGRRIALAICADFAASEHSLRARQKGADIYLVSALISKAGFADDAKILAEIAAKQQFSVLLSNHISTTGGWATCGNNSIWNHAGELIGCSESSRPCLLFVTFTGEQPENRVEALLGINQDIVA
- a CDS encoding GNAT family N-acetyltransferase gives rise to the protein MEIKPCQSIASMTQQLDALLADAIDSGASLGFLSPANLQEVAAYWQSVEAELQAGTRKLFIALEQDQVVGCVQLSLSTKANASHRGEVEKLMVNTRQRGKGLSKLLMASMERCAAEMGLSLLVLDTRVGDVASFLYQAIGYQQAGQIPQFARSSNGQLDATAYFYKLL
- a CDS encoding methyl-accepting chemotaxis protein; this encodes MKIRTKFLLLLLAGVILPVLIVSIITILNVRENAKLNFEHRSHAELGHIDTTFSIYLNGLAEDARFLANASAIKQLDHSVTTYIDKPSQMMRTDSIGGVEQQAFELMSQFGEARPDLAYVYLGMDHGGYIQWPLSNNAANYDPRKRPWYPQSIDARSPVRIAAYQDINTKAPLLDYLMRFEGQNGAYGTVGVDVTLSKLTELIKKVKFGQQGYVIMIEDTGNILADPSNEDNLFKALSDVGSYQEVNNASTGLHQIEMNGQTWLANVYVSPELNWRFIGFMPTGEVYQEANSLITLILGVAVVMVLLFLAIGYTLMNVITKPMLTITEGLESIASGEGDLTQRLNIQAKDESGQMASAFNRFVESINVLVGRIKDNSQQVDKSSIHANDLSSKMKQIAESQLAAVEQVSTAFHEMVATSNEVASNCSQAASSADDSQHQVEEGHQLIQDTVQAVSQLEATLNDSNQAMDALSQQSANITVILDTIRGIAEQTNLLALNAAIEAARAGEQGRGFAVVADEVRTLAGRTAESTEEIDKLLTNLRQQTGNVAQKLSSSIEHSSTTVNATQQTSTVFQAILQSVLTIRDMTTQIAASAEEQHLVAEEINRNITDIHDGSSQANEVSQQLELSASQLNDLASGLQAMVSRFKTN